A single window of Streptomyces sp. NBC_00464 DNA harbors:
- the alc gene encoding allantoicase produces MTATAHFTGDANPYGGGDPYADYRTADLPFTHLVDLADRRLGAGVIAANDEFFAERENLLKPEPAHFDPEHFGHKGKIMDGWETRRRRGVSAVQPHPVDEDHDWALVRLGAPGVVRGIVVDTAHFRGNYPQAVSVEAVSLPGSPSPEDLLAPDVKWTTLVPRTAVGGHAANGFAVDAAQRFTHLRVNQHPDGGIARLRVHGEVAPDPAWLTALGTFDLVALENGGRVEDASDRFYSPATNTIQPGRSRKMDDGWETRRRRDRGNDWIHYHLVEEAEIRAVEIDTAYLKGNSAGWASLSARSTEGGDWSEVLPRTRLQPDTNHRFVLPEAVRASEVRIDIYPDGGISRLRLFGSLTGPGAARLAARHVELGG; encoded by the coding sequence ATGACGGCGACAGCGCACTTCACCGGCGACGCGAACCCGTACGGCGGCGGCGACCCGTACGCCGACTACCGCACCGCCGACCTCCCCTTCACCCACCTCGTCGACCTCGCCGACCGGCGGCTCGGTGCCGGCGTCATCGCCGCCAACGACGAGTTCTTCGCGGAGCGCGAGAACCTCCTGAAGCCGGAGCCGGCCCACTTCGACCCGGAGCACTTCGGGCACAAGGGCAAGATCATGGACGGCTGGGAGACCCGCCGCCGCCGCGGCGTGAGCGCCGTACAGCCCCACCCGGTGGACGAGGACCACGACTGGGCACTGGTACGTCTCGGCGCACCCGGTGTCGTACGCGGCATCGTCGTCGACACCGCGCACTTCCGCGGCAACTACCCGCAGGCGGTCTCCGTCGAAGCCGTCTCGCTGCCGGGCTCGCCGTCCCCCGAGGACCTCCTCGCCCCCGACGTGAAGTGGACGACGCTCGTCCCCCGTACGGCCGTCGGAGGCCACGCGGCCAACGGGTTCGCCGTCGATGCGGCGCAGCGTTTCACCCACCTGCGGGTCAACCAGCACCCCGACGGCGGCATAGCCCGGCTCCGGGTCCACGGCGAAGTGGCCCCGGACCCGGCCTGGCTGACGGCGCTCGGCACCTTCGACCTGGTCGCGCTGGAGAACGGCGGCCGGGTCGAGGACGCGTCCGACCGCTTCTACTCCCCGGCGACGAACACCATCCAGCCCGGCCGCTCCCGCAAGATGGACGACGGATGGGAGACCCGGCGCCGGCGTGACCGGGGCAACGACTGGATCCACTACCACCTCGTCGAGGAGGCGGAGATCCGTGCCGTCGAGATCGACACCGCATATCTGAAGGGCAACTCGGCAGGCTGGGCGAGCCTTTCGGCCCGCAGCACGGAGGGCGGCGACTGGAGCGAGGTGCTGCCCAGGACCCGGCTGCAGCCCGACACCAACCACCGCTTCGTCCTGCCGGAGGCCGTACGGGCCTCCGAGGTCCGCATCGACATCTACCCGGACGGCGGCATCTCGCGGCTGCGCCTCTTCGGCTCGCTGACCGGACCGGGAGCCGCGCGCCTGGCCGCCCGCCACGTCGAACTGGGCGGCTGA
- a CDS encoding DUF5955 family protein: MLKSVGQARVTSSGEDPRVTELRTAVSRLRRELAGHPAEFPDRAIAEDELASLDAMAAGGAPEIPRLRRSLLLIAGAVGSVSALASALRDVRIAVDLFGEPPRR; encoded by the coding sequence TTGTTGAAGAGCGTGGGGCAGGCGCGGGTGACCAGCAGTGGTGAGGACCCGAGAGTCACGGAGTTGCGTACGGCCGTCTCCCGGCTCCGCCGGGAGCTGGCCGGACATCCCGCGGAGTTCCCGGACCGCGCGATCGCCGAGGACGAGCTGGCGTCGTTGGACGCGATGGCGGCCGGTGGCGCGCCCGAGATTCCCCGGCTCCGCCGGTCGCTGCTGCTGATCGCGGGGGCGGTCGGCTCGGTCAGCGCCCTTGCGTCGGCACTCAGGGACGTACGGATCGCGGTCGATCTGTTCGGCGAGCCGCCGCGACGGTGA
- a CDS encoding nucleotidyltransferase family protein — MTSTPRTPSAPSPSASPVVAGLLLAAGGGRRLGGRPKALLEHRGRLLADHAVATLREGGCGPVHVVLGASADEVRARAGLSGCTVSVNPEWTEGMGSSLRAGLSALTGTDADAVVVLLVDQPGIGAEAVSRVRAAYRSRTSLAAASYDGERGHPVLFGAALWTDIAAGAVGDQGARAYLRAHRDAITLVECSDVAQAYDIDTAEDLAHLE, encoded by the coding sequence ATGACAAGCACACCGCGCACCCCCTCCGCACCCTCCCCGTCCGCCTCCCCCGTCGTCGCCGGACTGCTGCTCGCGGCGGGCGGCGGACGGCGACTCGGCGGGCGCCCGAAGGCCTTGCTGGAGCACCGCGGCCGCCTCCTGGCCGACCACGCGGTGGCCACCCTCCGGGAGGGCGGCTGCGGCCCGGTCCATGTGGTGCTCGGCGCGTCCGCCGACGAGGTGCGGGCCCGCGCCGGACTGTCCGGCTGCACGGTGAGCGTCAACCCGGAGTGGACCGAGGGCATGGGCTCCTCGCTGCGGGCGGGACTCTCCGCCCTCACCGGCACGGACGCGGACGCGGTGGTCGTACTCCTGGTCGACCAGCCGGGTATCGGCGCCGAAGCTGTGTCCCGGGTGCGTGCGGCGTACCGCTCGCGGACGAGCCTGGCGGCGGCCTCGTACGACGGGGAGCGGGGCCATCCGGTGCTCTTCGGGGCCGCGCTCTGGACGGATATCGCGGCGGGGGCGGTGGGCGATCAGGGGGCCCGTGCCTATCTGCGGGCGCACCGCGATGCGATCACGCTCGTCGAGTGTTCGGATGTGGCTCAGGCGTACGACATCGACACGGCGGAGGACCTGGCGCACCTTGAGTGA
- a CDS encoding response regulator transcription factor: MTDTAPIRLLLADDHPVVRAGLRAVLDTEPDFRVVAEAATAERAVALAATGEFDVVLMDLQFGAGLHGSEATAAITAAPDAPRVLILTTYDSDADILAAVEAGAAGYLLKDAPPEELAAAVRTAAAGRSALAPAVAHRLMDRMRMPAQALTKRELEVLQLVGEGLSNLQISKKLFLSQATVKSHLVHIYAKLGVDSRTAAVAAATARRLIRR; this comes from the coding sequence ATGACCGATACCGCTCCGATCCGACTGCTGCTCGCGGACGACCACCCGGTGGTACGGGCGGGGCTGCGGGCCGTCCTGGACACCGAGCCGGACTTCCGCGTCGTCGCCGAGGCGGCCACCGCCGAACGGGCCGTGGCCCTGGCCGCGACCGGCGAGTTCGACGTCGTCCTGATGGACCTTCAGTTCGGTGCGGGTCTGCACGGTTCGGAGGCCACGGCCGCGATCACCGCGGCGCCGGACGCGCCCCGGGTGCTGATCCTGACGACGTACGACAGCGACGCCGACATCCTGGCGGCGGTGGAGGCGGGAGCGGCGGGCTATCTGCTCAAGGACGCCCCGCCGGAGGAGCTGGCCGCCGCGGTCCGCACGGCGGCGGCCGGCCGCTCCGCGCTGGCTCCGGCCGTCGCGCACCGGCTGATGGACCGCATGCGGATGCCGGCCCAGGCGCTCACCAAGCGCGAGCTGGAGGTCCTGCAACTGGTCGGCGAGGGACTGTCGAACCTGCAGATCAGCAAGAAGCTGTTCCTCAGCCAGGCGACGGTGAAGTCCCATCTGGTGCACATCTACGCCAAGCTGGGCGTGGACTCGCGCACCGCGGCGGTGGCGGCGGCGACGGCCCGCAGGCTGATCCGGCGCTGA
- a CDS encoding IclR family transcriptional regulator, protein MPPSHASTSDSKPAGSSGGVQSLERAFDLLERMADAGGEVGLSELSASSGLPLPTIHRLMRTLVVCGYVRQQPNRRYALGPRLIRLGESASRLLGTWARPYLARLVEETGETANMALLDGDEIVYVAQVPSKHSMRMFTEVGRRVLPHSTGVGKALLAHTPPDEVRALLARTGMPAATEKTITTPDGFLEALEQVRRVGYAVDDNEQEIGVRCLAVPVPNSPTSAAISISGPAGRVTEAATERIVPILQQAAKELSEALASSGSAG, encoded by the coding sequence GTGCCGCCGTCCCACGCCAGCACTTCCGACTCCAAGCCCGCCGGTTCCAGCGGCGGTGTGCAGTCACTTGAGCGCGCCTTCGATCTGCTGGAGCGGATGGCCGACGCGGGGGGCGAGGTCGGCCTGAGCGAGCTCTCCGCGAGCAGCGGACTTCCGCTCCCCACCATTCACCGTCTGATGCGCACGCTCGTGGTGTGCGGCTACGTACGCCAGCAGCCCAACCGGCGCTACGCGCTCGGCCCGCGCCTGATCCGGCTCGGCGAATCCGCCTCACGGCTGCTCGGCACCTGGGCCCGCCCGTATCTGGCCCGGCTGGTCGAGGAGACCGGCGAGACGGCCAACATGGCGCTGCTCGACGGCGACGAGATCGTGTACGTGGCGCAGGTGCCGTCCAAGCACTCGATGCGCATGTTCACCGAGGTGGGGCGCCGGGTACTGCCGCACTCCACCGGCGTCGGCAAGGCACTCCTGGCACACACGCCCCCGGACGAGGTGCGGGCCCTGCTCGCACGCACCGGGATGCCGGCCGCCACCGAGAAGACGATCACCACTCCGGACGGCTTCCTGGAGGCGCTGGAGCAGGTCCGCCGGGTGGGCTACGCGGTGGACGACAACGAGCAGGAGATAGGGGTCCGCTGTCTGGCGGTCCCGGTACCCAACTCCCCCACCTCCGCGGCGATTTCGATCTCCGGCCCGGCAGGCCGGGTGACCGAGGCGGCCACCGAGCGCATCGTGCCGATCCTCCAGCAGGCCGCCAAGGAGCTGTCCGAGGCGCTGGCCAGCAGCGGGTCGGCCGGCTGA
- a CDS encoding sensor histidine kinase: METRVHPPVAAALRLCLHALLLGLLALAAVKAVSNDAPHTGAVITVAGVLAAVYAAGALAPSVQPRTRAGALWLVALGALWLVLLALSPDALWLAFPLYFLQLHLLPMPWSLPAVVVTAAAAITSFLLHGEPVTVGTFIGPLLGAAVAVATVLGYDALFRESERRRELIEELVSTRAELAEAERTAGTLAERERLAREIHDTLAQGLSSIQLLLRAAERTLPADAPAAAHVRRAREAAQDNLAEARRFVRALTPPDLENGSLAAALERLSARATTPALTVSFAVSGTPVELPTPYEVALLRTAQSALANTVQHADARRAEITLSFMDTSVALDVVDDGHGFTDGSAASAGTGTGGFGLPAMRSRARSLGGTLSVESAPGQGTAVALTLPLPLPVDRTGQDAA; encoded by the coding sequence ATGGAAACGCGTGTCCACCCCCCGGTCGCCGCCGCGCTGCGGCTGTGTCTGCACGCCCTGCTGCTGGGGCTTCTCGCGCTCGCCGCGGTGAAGGCCGTGAGCAACGACGCCCCGCACACCGGGGCCGTCATCACGGTCGCGGGCGTGCTGGCCGCGGTGTACGCAGCGGGGGCACTGGCGCCGTCCGTCCAGCCCCGGACCCGGGCGGGGGCGCTCTGGCTCGTGGCACTGGGGGCGCTCTGGCTGGTGCTGCTGGCCCTGTCGCCGGACGCGCTGTGGCTGGCCTTCCCGCTCTACTTCCTCCAGCTGCACCTGTTGCCGATGCCCTGGAGCCTGCCCGCCGTGGTGGTGACGGCCGCGGCCGCCATCACCAGTTTCCTGCTGCACGGCGAGCCGGTCACCGTCGGCACGTTCATCGGCCCGCTGCTCGGGGCGGCGGTCGCGGTCGCCACGGTCCTGGGGTACGACGCGCTGTTCCGCGAGAGCGAGCGGCGCCGCGAGCTCATCGAGGAGCTCGTCTCGACCCGTGCGGAGCTGGCGGAGGCGGAGCGCACCGCCGGGACGCTCGCCGAACGCGAGCGGCTGGCCCGCGAGATCCACGACACCCTCGCACAGGGCCTCTCCAGCATCCAGCTGCTGCTGCGCGCCGCGGAACGCACCCTGCCTGCGGACGCTCCCGCCGCGGCCCATGTCCGCCGGGCCCGCGAGGCCGCGCAGGACAATCTCGCCGAAGCCCGGCGGTTCGTGCGCGCCCTGACCCCGCCGGATCTGGAGAACGGCTCCCTGGCCGCCGCTCTGGAGAGACTTTCGGCCCGCGCCACCACTCCTGCGCTCACGGTGAGTTTCGCGGTCAGCGGCACCCCGGTGGAGCTGCCCACGCCGTACGAGGTGGCGCTGCTGCGTACCGCACAGTCGGCGCTGGCCAACACGGTGCAGCACGCCGACGCGCGGCGGGCGGAGATCACCCTGAGCTTCATGGACACCTCGGTGGCGCTGGACGTGGTCGACGACGGCCACGGCTTCACGGACGGCTCCGCCGCGAGCGCGGGCACGGGGACGGGCGGCTTCGGCCTGCCGGCCATGCGGTCCCGGGCCCGTTCGCTGGGCGGCACGCTGAGTGTCGAATCGGCGCCCGGTCAGGGCACGGCCGTCGCCCTGACCCTGCCGCTGCCGCTGCCCGTCGACCGGACCGGACAGGACGCCGCATGA
- a CDS encoding TetR/AcrR family transcriptional regulator, with amino-acid sequence MAGERQDGRVERGNRTRQLILARAAAVASVEGLDGLSLGRLATDLRLSKSGVFALFGSKEELQLATVRAAVAVYDEHVVQPTRATPAGLGRIRRMYEAWIAYSQGRVFPGGCFFYAAIAEFDAREGAVHDALVAAQAGWVTFVERRIEEARTLGEIREDCDAAQLAFEIIAFLELANGDSVLRDSGESYPRAARAILGRLRAVAVDASSLPAAP; translated from the coding sequence ATGGCGGGAGAACGCCAGGACGGAAGGGTCGAACGGGGCAATCGAACCCGGCAGCTGATCCTCGCCCGGGCCGCCGCGGTGGCGTCGGTCGAGGGCCTGGACGGCCTTTCCCTCGGCCGGCTGGCCACCGACCTCCGGCTGAGCAAGAGCGGCGTGTTCGCACTGTTCGGCTCCAAGGAGGAGCTCCAGCTGGCGACGGTGCGGGCCGCCGTCGCGGTGTACGACGAGCATGTCGTGCAGCCGACCCGCGCCACGCCTGCGGGGCTCGGACGGATCCGGCGGATGTACGAGGCCTGGATCGCGTACTCGCAGGGGCGGGTCTTCCCTGGCGGCTGCTTCTTCTACGCGGCCATCGCCGAGTTCGACGCCCGCGAGGGCGCGGTGCACGACGCGCTGGTGGCCGCGCAGGCCGGCTGGGTCACCTTCGTGGAGCGGCGGATCGAGGAAGCGCGGACGCTGGGCGAGATCCGTGAGGACTGCGATGCCGCCCAGCTCGCCTTCGAAATCATCGCGTTCCTGGAGCTGGCCAACGGTGACTCCGTGCTCCGCGACAGCGGCGAGAGCTATCCGAGGGCGGCGCGCGCGATCCTGGGGCGATTGCGGGCGGTGGCGGTGGACGCCTCGTCACTGCCGGCCGCGCCGTAG
- a CDS encoding putative quinol monooxygenase: MIFIAVKFTVRTAERDNWLPAVEDFTLATRQEPGNVFFDWSYSVENPDQFVLLEAFASAEAGAAHVQSAHFKAAMETMADLVAEVPEIINVEVPGEGWSRMAEVQPRS; the protein is encoded by the coding sequence ATGATCTTCATTGCCGTCAAGTTCACCGTCCGCACCGCCGAGCGTGACAACTGGCTGCCGGCCGTCGAGGACTTCACCCTCGCCACCCGGCAGGAGCCCGGCAACGTGTTCTTCGACTGGTCCTACAGCGTCGAGAACCCGGACCAGTTCGTGCTGCTGGAGGCGTTCGCGTCCGCCGAAGCCGGCGCGGCCCACGTGCAGTCGGCGCACTTCAAGGCGGCGATGGAGACGATGGCGGACCTGGTGGCCGAGGTGCCCGAGATCATCAACGTCGAGGTGCCGGGCGAGGGCTGGTCCCGCATGGCCGAGGTGCAGCCGCGGTCGTAG
- a CDS encoding ABC transporter permease, translated as MFVAWRDLRFAKGRFALMGTVVVLITLLVGLLSGLTAGLARENTSAVTGLNADHLAFAAPPDGQSVSFTNSTVRESAWRSWEKRPGVEAAQPLGIRTLNAAAVAGERTAAVSAFGVEPGSGLAPSGTPVGPGTVVLSEQAAEDLAAGAGDRLRLGGDEVTVAAVAGDASYSHTPVVWTALADWQRFGADGEGAAEHATVIALTTTDGADLAAGDRAAGTSTLTLDGSLTAIGSYQAENGSLQLMRGFLFAISALVIGAFFTVWTIQRSGDVAVLKALGASTPYLLRDALGQAVVMLAIGTGLGTALAAGIGALVSGGAVPFVLEASTVLVPAAVMIALGAVGAALSIRRITAVDPLTALGSAR; from the coding sequence ATGTTCGTCGCATGGAGAGATCTTCGGTTCGCCAAGGGCCGGTTCGCGCTCATGGGCACGGTCGTGGTGCTGATCACGCTGCTCGTGGGTCTGCTGTCCGGCCTCACGGCCGGGCTGGCCCGGGAGAACACCTCGGCCGTCACGGGGCTGAACGCCGACCACCTGGCGTTCGCCGCCCCGCCCGACGGCCAGTCGGTGTCCTTCACCAATTCGACCGTCCGAGAGAGCGCCTGGCGGAGCTGGGAGAAGCGGCCGGGGGTCGAGGCGGCGCAGCCGCTCGGCATCCGCACGCTGAACGCGGCCGCGGTGGCGGGGGAGCGGACGGCGGCCGTCTCGGCGTTCGGCGTCGAGCCCGGCAGCGGCCTGGCACCGTCGGGCACTCCGGTCGGACCGGGCACGGTCGTGCTCTCCGAGCAGGCAGCCGAGGACCTGGCGGCCGGCGCCGGTGACCGGCTGCGGCTCGGCGGCGACGAGGTCACGGTGGCCGCGGTCGCCGGCGACGCCTCGTACAGCCATACGCCGGTCGTGTGGACGGCACTCGCGGACTGGCAGCGCTTCGGGGCCGACGGCGAGGGCGCCGCGGAGCACGCCACCGTGATCGCGCTGACCACCACCGACGGGGCCGACCTGGCCGCCGGCGACCGGGCGGCCGGCACCAGCACGCTCACGCTCGACGGATCCCTCACCGCCATCGGCTCCTACCAGGCCGAGAACGGCTCCCTCCAGCTGATGCGCGGCTTCCTCTTCGCCATCTCCGCCCTGGTCATCGGCGCCTTCTTCACCGTCTGGACGATCCAGCGCAGCGGCGATGTCGCCGTCCTCAAGGCACTGGGTGCCTCCACGCCGTATCTGCTGCGGGACGCACTCGGGCAGGCCGTGGTGATGCTCGCGATCGGTACGGGACTGGGCACCGCGCTCGCCGCCGGCATCGGCGCACTGGTCAGCGGCGGGGCCGTGCCCTTCGTCCTGGAGGCGTCGACCGTCCTCGTCCCGGCGGCCGTGATGATCGCCCTCGGCGCGGTCGGGGCGGCCCTGTCCATCCGGCGGATCACCGCCGTCGACCCGCTCACCGCGCTCGGGAGCGCCCGATGA
- a CDS encoding TIGR03086 family metal-binding protein, producing MDIVQLDRAAVLESIRVVERAGPGDWDRPTPCDRWTLRLLVEHMGTQHIGFAAAARGEGARPAAWEPRPAGDDPVAWYRGTAHAVLAGFARPDTLGRRFTLPEINAEATFAATTAIGFHFIDYVVHSWDVAAALGVPAALPPAVVEAALPIALRVPGGASREKPGAAFKPALDPGRDARATADALRLVLSALGRSADWRPPQDSDPSDR from the coding sequence ATGGACATCGTGCAGCTCGACCGGGCCGCAGTGCTGGAATCGATCCGCGTCGTGGAGCGCGCGGGCCCCGGCGACTGGGACCGGCCCACCCCCTGCGACCGCTGGACCCTGCGGCTCCTCGTGGAGCACATGGGCACCCAGCACATCGGCTTCGCCGCCGCCGCGCGGGGCGAGGGGGCCCGCCCGGCCGCCTGGGAACCCCGGCCGGCCGGGGACGATCCGGTCGCTTGGTACCGCGGGACGGCCCACGCCGTCCTGGCCGGCTTCGCTCGACCGGACACTCTGGGAAGGCGGTTCACGCTCCCGGAGATCAACGCGGAGGCGACGTTCGCCGCGACCACCGCGATCGGGTTCCACTTCATCGACTACGTCGTGCACTCCTGGGACGTGGCGGCCGCACTGGGCGTGCCTGCCGCACTCCCACCGGCCGTCGTCGAGGCCGCCCTGCCCATCGCGCTGCGCGTCCCCGGCGGGGCATCACGCGAGAAGCCGGGCGCGGCCTTCAAGCCTGCCCTGGATCCCGGCCGGGACGCGCGAGCCACCGCCGACGCACTCCGGCTCGTACTGTCGGCGCTCGGCCGCTCGGCGGACTGGAGGCCGCCGCAGGACAGCGACCCGTCCGACCGGTGA
- the allB gene encoding allantoinase AllB → MSGTDVKLVLRSTRVVTPGGTRPAAVHVAGGAIDAVLPHDAAVPDGVRVEDFGDDVLLPGLVDTHVHVNDPGRTEWEGFYTATRAAAAGGITTLLDMPLNSLPPTTTVEHLRVKQQVAAPKVHVDTGFWGGAIPSNVKDLRPLYEAGVFGFKCFLSPSGVEEFPELDQEQLARSMAEIAGFGGLLIVHAEDPHHLAAAPQRSGGKYADFLASRPRDAENTAIEGLIALAGQLNARIHVLHLSSSDALPLIAAAKREGIRVTVESCPHFLTLTAEEVPDGATEFKCCPPIREAANQDALWQGLADGTIDCIVSDHSPCTTDLKTPDFASAWGGISSLQLGLPAIWTEARRRGHSLDDVARWMSAAPAALAGLTAKGAIEAGRDADFAVLAPDATFTVDPAELFHRNQVTAYAGRTLHGVVRSTWLRGVRIAVDGTLAEPTGRLQTRNNS, encoded by the coding sequence GTGTCCGGTACGGACGTGAAGCTGGTACTGCGCTCGACGCGCGTCGTCACACCCGGGGGCACGCGGCCCGCCGCGGTCCACGTCGCGGGCGGGGCGATCGACGCCGTCCTGCCCCACGACGCCGCGGTACCGGACGGCGTCCGGGTGGAGGACTTCGGTGACGACGTCCTGCTGCCCGGACTCGTGGACACACACGTCCATGTGAACGACCCCGGCCGCACCGAGTGGGAAGGGTTCTACACGGCCACCCGCGCCGCCGCGGCCGGCGGGATCACCACGCTGCTCGACATGCCGCTCAACTCCCTCCCGCCGACCACCACGGTCGAGCACCTGCGCGTCAAGCAGCAGGTGGCGGCCCCGAAGGTGCACGTCGACACGGGCTTCTGGGGCGGTGCCATCCCCTCGAACGTCAAGGATCTGCGCCCGCTGTACGAGGCCGGGGTCTTCGGCTTCAAGTGCTTCCTCTCGCCCTCCGGCGTCGAGGAGTTCCCCGAACTGGACCAGGAACAACTGGCCCGGTCGATGGCGGAGATCGCCGGCTTCGGCGGGCTGCTCATCGTCCACGCCGAGGATCCGCACCACCTGGCGGCCGCCCCGCAGCGAAGTGGCGGGAAGTACGCCGACTTCCTCGCCTCCCGGCCGCGCGACGCGGAGAACACCGCGATCGAGGGGCTCATCGCCCTTGCCGGGCAGCTGAACGCCCGCATCCACGTCCTGCACCTGTCCTCCAGCGACGCGCTGCCGCTGATCGCCGCCGCCAAGCGCGAGGGCATCCGCGTCACCGTCGAGTCCTGCCCGCACTTCCTCACCCTCACCGCCGAGGAAGTCCCCGACGGAGCCACCGAGTTCAAGTGCTGCCCGCCCATCCGCGAGGCCGCCAACCAGGACGCGCTGTGGCAGGGGCTCGCCGACGGCACTATCGACTGCATCGTCTCCGACCACTCGCCCTGCACCACCGACCTCAAGACGCCGGACTTCGCCTCCGCCTGGGGCGGCATCTCCTCCCTCCAGCTCGGACTGCCCGCCATCTGGACCGAGGCCCGCAGGCGCGGCCACTCGCTCGACGACGTCGCCCGCTGGATGTCGGCCGCCCCCGCCGCACTGGCCGGACTGACCGCCAAGGGCGCGATCGAGGCCGGCCGTGACGCCGACTTCGCCGTGCTGGCACCCGACGCCACCTTCACCGTCGACCCGGCCGAACTCTTCCACCGCAACCAGGTCACCGCCTACGCCGGCCGGACCCTGCACGGCGTAGTGAGGTCGACCTGGCTGCGCGGCGTACGGATCGCCGTCGACGGCACCCTCGCCGAGCCCACCGGCCGCCTCCAGACAAGGAACAACTCATGA
- a CDS encoding ABC transporter ATP-binding protein: protein MTLTLTDVTLTYPDGDGRLTALDRVALDVPAGTLTAVVGPSGSGKSSLLAVAATLVTPDEGAVVVAGTDTAGLGRADKAALRRERIGIVFQQPNLLPSLTAAEQLQVMTHLAGGAARTARARALELLDAVGLADKADRRPHQLSGGQRQRINIARALMNDPAVLLVDEPTSALDHERGAAVLDLLVSLTRQRSTATVMVTHDRTHLDRMDRTVTMEDGRLTAPALT from the coding sequence ATGACCCTCACGCTCACCGACGTCACGCTCACCTACCCCGACGGCGACGGACGGCTCACGGCACTGGACCGCGTCGCACTCGATGTCCCCGCGGGCACCCTCACCGCCGTCGTCGGTCCCTCCGGCTCCGGCAAGTCGAGCCTGCTCGCCGTGGCGGCGACCCTGGTCACCCCGGACGAGGGCGCCGTCGTCGTCGCCGGTACGGACACCGCCGGGCTCGGCCGCGCGGACAAGGCGGCGCTGCGCCGCGAGCGGATCGGCATCGTCTTCCAGCAGCCCAATCTGCTGCCGTCGCTGACCGCCGCCGAACAGCTCCAGGTCATGACGCATCTGGCGGGCGGTGCGGCCCGGACCGCCCGCGCCCGCGCGCTGGAACTCCTCGACGCCGTCGGCCTCGCCGACAAGGCCGACCGCAGGCCCCACCAGCTCTCGGGCGGTCAGCGCCAGCGGATCAACATCGCGCGGGCCCTGATGAACGACCCGGCGGTCCTCCTCGTCGACGAGCCGACCAGCGCGCTGGACCACGAACGGGGAGCGGCGGTTCTCGATCTCCTCGTCTCGCTGACCCGGCAGCGGTCCACGGCGACCGTCATGGTCACCCACGACCGGACCCATCTGGACCGGATGGACCGGACCGTCACGATGGAGGACGGCAGGCTGACCGCCCCCGCCCTCACCTGA